One part of the Neoarius graeffei isolate fNeoGra1 chromosome 2, fNeoGra1.pri, whole genome shotgun sequence genome encodes these proteins:
- the svip gene encoding small VCP/p97-interacting protein: protein MGMCLPCLGGAAGDVVVTPDPETKRRQLAEAAEKRQKEITHRGIKNPEAVERKKKKQEEMEKQAMNTSPSGGGGLRWQVG, encoded by the exons ATGGGGATGTGTCTGCCCTGCCTGGGTGGAGCTGCTGGCGACGTCGTAGTGACCCCAGATCCT GAAACAAAAAGGCGACAGCTGGCAGAAGCTGCAGAGAAGCGACAGAAAGAG ATCACACACAGAGGCATCAAGAACCCGGAAGCAgtggaaaggaaaaagaaaaaacaagaagAGATGGAAAAGCAGGCAATGAACACATCGCCATCGGGAGGCGGTGGACTTAGG TGGCAGGTGGGCTAG